Genomic window (Leisingera methylohalidivorans DSM 14336):
CTTGAAGGCAAAATCCGCCGCCATCCGGCGCAGCGCCTCATAGACCCGGTCCACATTGCTTTCGCGTTTGGCCATATTCCCGCCATCTGTCATTCCGCGGTGCAGATTAGGGGAGCTTCAGTGGCCGCGCAAGATTGAATTCCGACCTGCATACAATAATGAAGAAGCAGGGAAGCAGCTGTTCAGCGTCCCGCCCTGCAATCCGGCTTCACCGGGAATGCGGAGGGCGGCGCCTGACCTTGGGTGGGCGCACGAGCCCCCTCCGGTGGGGAGGGCCGGGCGCTGCCCGGCGGTCCCGCCGGGCAAAAAAGCTTTCAAGAGCGGGCTGAACTTCTGCCAGCCGTATACGGCGCCAACTCCTGCTTCAGCAGCGCCAGAAACTCCTGCCCCACCGCCGACAACGGGCGGGACTTAGAGGTGATCACCGCCATTTCCATCATGATCCGAGGCCGGAATGGGCGCGAGATAAAGCCGCCGCCAGCCTCGAAATCCAGCACGAAGGGGTCGAGGATCGAGACCCCCATCCCCTCCTGCACGAAACTGAGGAGGTTTTTGAACAGATGCGAATGCACCCGGGCCTTGAGCGGGATACCCGCCTGCTGAAACACCTCGCGGGTGCGGCGGTGGGTCATGTGCTCAGGCCCCATCACGATGAAGGGCACGCCTTCCAGCAGTTCGGGCGTCAGCACGTCGTGTTCCGCCAGCGGGCTGTCCGCGGGGATCGCCAGCCGGGTTTCGACGTTGATCGGATGCGCCTCCAGCCCATCATGGATCAGCGGCATTTCGCAGACGCCGATCTCAAACAACCCCGAGATCACCCATTCCTGGATCTTCAGCGAATACTGCGCCTGAAAGGAGATCGACAAATCCGGACGGGTGCGGGCAAAACGGGCGATCAGCGCGGGCATGAAGCCGAAGGACATCGAGTGCTGCGAAGCCACCTGCAGCTGCCCCGCCTGTTTGTTCTGCAGATCGGTGACCGCCTGCGCCACGTGATCAAGGCCGCGCACCACGGTGTCGACCTCCTGAAACAGCACCCCGGCTTCGGGCGTGGGGATCAGCCGGCCCTTGCTGCGCTCAAAGAGTTTGAGGCGGGTCTGGCGTTCCAATTGGTACAGGAGATTGGAAATGCCGGGCTGAGAAATTCCCAGCTGTTCGGCCGCTCCGGTGACGGTGCCGGTTTCGACAATGGCGTGGAACGCCTGCAGCTGGCGGAAGCGGAGAGACATCGGCAGGCATCATTTTTTATGATACTTTAGGTAATTCTTTGTATTGGTAATGATGGGCAAGTCAAGGCAGGCTCCTTTCGAAGCTGGAAGGAAAACGCGCGTGCTGGAAGAAAAGATTGCCGGGATGGATTTGTGGCATCTCGCACTGCCCGTGCGGTCGCGCCGCGACCATGGGATCGGAACGGTGGAAGGCTCTTGCGAGGTCGTGATTGTGCGCCTGCGCAGTGAAAACGGCACCGCAGGATACGGCGAAGCCTCGGCCTGGTCGGTGTTCACCGGCACGCCGGAGGCCAGCCTGGCAGCACTTGACCGCTACATCCGCCCGCTGGTGGAGGGCCGCCGGGTGGCGGACCGCGCGGCGATCATGGACGACGCTTCCAAGGCGGTCGCCCATTGCACCGAAGCCAAGGCCGCGCTGGAAACGGCGCTGCTGGATCTGACCGGACGGATCACCGGAGTCCCGGTCTGGGCACTGCTGGGCGGCAAGTGCCGCGATACCATTCCGCTCAGCTGTTCGATTGCCGATCCGGACTTTGGCAAGGACATTGACCTGCTGCACC
Coding sequences:
- a CDS encoding LysR family transcriptional regulator, which translates into the protein MSLRFRQLQAFHAIVETGTVTGAAEQLGISQPGISNLLYQLERQTRLKLFERSKGRLIPTPEAGVLFQEVDTVVRGLDHVAQAVTDLQNKQAGQLQVASQHSMSFGFMPALIARFARTRPDLSISFQAQYSLKIQEWVISGLFEIGVCEMPLIHDGLEAHPINVETRLAIPADSPLAEHDVLTPELLEGVPFIVMGPEHMTHRRTREVFQQAGIPLKARVHSHLFKNLLSFVQEGMGVSILDPFVLDFEAGGGFISRPFRPRIMMEMAVITSKSRPLSAVGQEFLALLKQELAPYTAGRSSARS